The following are encoded together in the Thunnus maccoyii chromosome 18, fThuMac1.1, whole genome shotgun sequence genome:
- the aldh3b1 gene encoding aldehyde dehydrogenase family 3 member B1 isoform X1 has protein sequence MTTPGNNKSLPGFSSFGYGGGGSGSLRDTTQTTGDRMDTHSQVVDRLRSAFRSGVTVPEQFRRTQLIKLMSMIKENEEQILKALHKDLAKPKFEAVLSEVDMVINELHYAINNLKSWLQPEYVGKNLATKLDDCFIRREPLGVVLIIGAWNYPLQLLLLPMVGAIAAGNCVVIKPSEVSAATDSLIAELIPKYLSQDCCAVVSGGAEETKALLQNRFDHIFYTGSQNVARSILQAASVHLTPVTLELGGKCPCVIYGGVNITVAARRLAWAKFFNAGQSCVAPDYVLCTKATRDALLPALREVLEEFYSKEPQNCPDMSRIVSQRHWTRLMELLKNSSGKVVVGGESNEEDKYIAPTVLVDVAEDDALMKEEIFGPILPIITFESLEQSIDFINRKEKPLALYVFSDESSVVKTVLEKTSSGGFCSNDGIVHMTLPGLPFGGVGASGWGSYHGRWGFEAFSHRRACMLRGWALERLNGLRYPPYTENKLSWLRWTTSAKSSCSLM, from the exons ATGACGACACCCGGAAACAATAAATCACTCCCTGGCTTCAGCAGTTTTGGATACGGGGGCGGCGGGTCTGGCAGTTTGAGAGACACAACCCAGACAACAG gtgATAGGATGGACACCCACAGCCAGGTTGTTGACAGGTTGCGGTCAGCGTTTCGTTCAGGCGTCACAGTTCCAGAGCAGTTTCGTCGAACACAGCTGATCAAGCTCATGTCCATGATCAAAGAGAATGAGGAGCAGATTTTAAAGGCGCTGCACAAAGACCTCGCAAAG CCAAAGTTTGAGGCCGTCCTGTCTGAGGTTGATATGGTGATCAATGAGCTGCACTACGCCATCAATAACCTCAAAAGCTGGCTGCAGCCGGAGTATGTCGGTAAGAACCTG GCTACAAAGCTGGATGATTGTTTCATACGGAGGGAACCATTAGGAGTTGTTTTAATCATCGGGGCGTGGAACTACCCACTGCAACTCCTTCTCTTACCCATGGTTGGAGCCATTGCTGCAG GAAACTGTGTGGTCATTAAGCCTTCAGAGGTCAGCGCAGCCACAGACAGTCTGATAGCAGAGCTCATCCCCAAATATCTGTCTCAG GACTGTTGCGCGGTTGTTAGTGGTGGAGCAGAAGAGACCAAGGCACTCCTGCAGAATCGCTTTGACCACATCTTCTACACAG GTTCTCAGAATGTTGCGCGCAGCATCCTGCAGGCAGCCTCGGTCCACTTGACCCCAGTCACGTTGGAGCTGGGTGGCAAGTGTCCATGCGTCATATACGGAGGGGTGAATATCACAGTTGCTGCCCGCCGCTTGGCATGGGCCAAGTTTTTCAACGCTGGCCAGAGCTGCGTGGCACCGGACTATGTGCTGTGTACAAAAGCCACCCGGGACGCCCTGCTGCCTGCTTTGCGTGAGGTCCTGGAGGAATTCTACAGCAAGGAGCCTCAGAACTGTCCTGACATGTCCCGCATTGTGTCACAGCGACACTGGACTCGTCTGATGGAACTGCTCAAGAATTCCAGCGGAAAGGTTGTTGTGGGAGGAGAGAGCAACGAGGAGGACAAGTACATAG CTCCCACAGTGTTGGTGGACGTGGCTGAAGACGACGCCCTGATGAAGGAGGAGATTTTCGGCCCAATCCTGCCCATCATCACTTTTGAGTCTCTGGAGCAGAGCATCGACTTCATCAACCGCAAAGAGAAGCCACTGGCCCTCTATGTTTTCTCTGATGAGTCCTCT GTGGTGAAAACAGTGCTGGAAAAGACCAGCAGTGGAGGATTCTGCTCTAATGATGGGATCGTCCACATGACACTGCCAGGCCTGCCCTTTGGAGGTGTAG GGGCCAGCGGTTGGGGCAGTTACCACGGCCGCTGGGGCTTTGAGGCATTCAGCCACCGGCGGGCGTGCATGCTGCGCGGCTGGGCGTTGGAGAGACTCAACGGCCTGCGTTACCCACcttacacagaaaacaaactgagctgGCTGCGCTGGACCACCTCAGCCAAGAGCAGCTGCTCACTCATGTGA
- the aldh3b1 gene encoding aldehyde dehydrogenase family 3 member B1 isoform X2, which yields MFFFGNSFGYYRLYLPGDRMDTHSQVVDRLRSAFRSGVTVPEQFRRTQLIKLMSMIKENEEQILKALHKDLAKPKFEAVLSEVDMVINELHYAINNLKSWLQPEYVGKNLATKLDDCFIRREPLGVVLIIGAWNYPLQLLLLPMVGAIAAGNCVVIKPSEVSAATDSLIAELIPKYLSQDCCAVVSGGAEETKALLQNRFDHIFYTGSQNVARSILQAASVHLTPVTLELGGKCPCVIYGGVNITVAARRLAWAKFFNAGQSCVAPDYVLCTKATRDALLPALREVLEEFYSKEPQNCPDMSRIVSQRHWTRLMELLKNSSGKVVVGGESNEEDKYIAPTVLVDVAEDDALMKEEIFGPILPIITFESLEQSIDFINRKEKPLALYVFSDESSVVKTVLEKTSSGGFCSNDGIVHMTLPGLPFGGVGASGWGSYHGRWGFEAFSHRRACMLRGWALERLNGLRYPPYTENKLSWLRWTTSAKSSCSLM from the exons atgttttttttcgGTAATTCCTTCGGTTATTATCGTCTGTACCTCCCAG gtgATAGGATGGACACCCACAGCCAGGTTGTTGACAGGTTGCGGTCAGCGTTTCGTTCAGGCGTCACAGTTCCAGAGCAGTTTCGTCGAACACAGCTGATCAAGCTCATGTCCATGATCAAAGAGAATGAGGAGCAGATTTTAAAGGCGCTGCACAAAGACCTCGCAAAG CCAAAGTTTGAGGCCGTCCTGTCTGAGGTTGATATGGTGATCAATGAGCTGCACTACGCCATCAATAACCTCAAAAGCTGGCTGCAGCCGGAGTATGTCGGTAAGAACCTG GCTACAAAGCTGGATGATTGTTTCATACGGAGGGAACCATTAGGAGTTGTTTTAATCATCGGGGCGTGGAACTACCCACTGCAACTCCTTCTCTTACCCATGGTTGGAGCCATTGCTGCAG GAAACTGTGTGGTCATTAAGCCTTCAGAGGTCAGCGCAGCCACAGACAGTCTGATAGCAGAGCTCATCCCCAAATATCTGTCTCAG GACTGTTGCGCGGTTGTTAGTGGTGGAGCAGAAGAGACCAAGGCACTCCTGCAGAATCGCTTTGACCACATCTTCTACACAG GTTCTCAGAATGTTGCGCGCAGCATCCTGCAGGCAGCCTCGGTCCACTTGACCCCAGTCACGTTGGAGCTGGGTGGCAAGTGTCCATGCGTCATATACGGAGGGGTGAATATCACAGTTGCTGCCCGCCGCTTGGCATGGGCCAAGTTTTTCAACGCTGGCCAGAGCTGCGTGGCACCGGACTATGTGCTGTGTACAAAAGCCACCCGGGACGCCCTGCTGCCTGCTTTGCGTGAGGTCCTGGAGGAATTCTACAGCAAGGAGCCTCAGAACTGTCCTGACATGTCCCGCATTGTGTCACAGCGACACTGGACTCGTCTGATGGAACTGCTCAAGAATTCCAGCGGAAAGGTTGTTGTGGGAGGAGAGAGCAACGAGGAGGACAAGTACATAG CTCCCACAGTGTTGGTGGACGTGGCTGAAGACGACGCCCTGATGAAGGAGGAGATTTTCGGCCCAATCCTGCCCATCATCACTTTTGAGTCTCTGGAGCAGAGCATCGACTTCATCAACCGCAAAGAGAAGCCACTGGCCCTCTATGTTTTCTCTGATGAGTCCTCT GTGGTGAAAACAGTGCTGGAAAAGACCAGCAGTGGAGGATTCTGCTCTAATGATGGGATCGTCCACATGACACTGCCAGGCCTGCCCTTTGGAGGTGTAG GGGCCAGCGGTTGGGGCAGTTACCACGGCCGCTGGGGCTTTGAGGCATTCAGCCACCGGCGGGCGTGCATGCTGCGCGGCTGGGCGTTGGAGAGACTCAACGGCCTGCGTTACCCACcttacacagaaaacaaactgagctgGCTGCGCTGGACCACCTCAGCCAAGAGCAGCTGCTCACTCATGTGA
- the aldh3b1 gene encoding aldehyde dehydrogenase family 3 member B1 isoform X3 produces MDTHSQVVDRLRSAFRSGVTVPEQFRRTQLIKLMSMIKENEEQILKALHKDLAKPKFEAVLSEVDMVINELHYAINNLKSWLQPEYVGKNLATKLDDCFIRREPLGVVLIIGAWNYPLQLLLLPMVGAIAAGNCVVIKPSEVSAATDSLIAELIPKYLSQDCCAVVSGGAEETKALLQNRFDHIFYTGSQNVARSILQAASVHLTPVTLELGGKCPCVIYGGVNITVAARRLAWAKFFNAGQSCVAPDYVLCTKATRDALLPALREVLEEFYSKEPQNCPDMSRIVSQRHWTRLMELLKNSSGKVVVGGESNEEDKYIAPTVLVDVAEDDALMKEEIFGPILPIITFESLEQSIDFINRKEKPLALYVFSDESSVVKTVLEKTSSGGFCSNDGIVHMTLPGLPFGGVGASGWGSYHGRWGFEAFSHRRACMLRGWALERLNGLRYPPYTENKLSWLRWTTSAKSSCSLM; encoded by the exons ATGGACACCCACAGCCAGGTTGTTGACAGGTTGCGGTCAGCGTTTCGTTCAGGCGTCACAGTTCCAGAGCAGTTTCGTCGAACACAGCTGATCAAGCTCATGTCCATGATCAAAGAGAATGAGGAGCAGATTTTAAAGGCGCTGCACAAAGACCTCGCAAAG CCAAAGTTTGAGGCCGTCCTGTCTGAGGTTGATATGGTGATCAATGAGCTGCACTACGCCATCAATAACCTCAAAAGCTGGCTGCAGCCGGAGTATGTCGGTAAGAACCTG GCTACAAAGCTGGATGATTGTTTCATACGGAGGGAACCATTAGGAGTTGTTTTAATCATCGGGGCGTGGAACTACCCACTGCAACTCCTTCTCTTACCCATGGTTGGAGCCATTGCTGCAG GAAACTGTGTGGTCATTAAGCCTTCAGAGGTCAGCGCAGCCACAGACAGTCTGATAGCAGAGCTCATCCCCAAATATCTGTCTCAG GACTGTTGCGCGGTTGTTAGTGGTGGAGCAGAAGAGACCAAGGCACTCCTGCAGAATCGCTTTGACCACATCTTCTACACAG GTTCTCAGAATGTTGCGCGCAGCATCCTGCAGGCAGCCTCGGTCCACTTGACCCCAGTCACGTTGGAGCTGGGTGGCAAGTGTCCATGCGTCATATACGGAGGGGTGAATATCACAGTTGCTGCCCGCCGCTTGGCATGGGCCAAGTTTTTCAACGCTGGCCAGAGCTGCGTGGCACCGGACTATGTGCTGTGTACAAAAGCCACCCGGGACGCCCTGCTGCCTGCTTTGCGTGAGGTCCTGGAGGAATTCTACAGCAAGGAGCCTCAGAACTGTCCTGACATGTCCCGCATTGTGTCACAGCGACACTGGACTCGTCTGATGGAACTGCTCAAGAATTCCAGCGGAAAGGTTGTTGTGGGAGGAGAGAGCAACGAGGAGGACAAGTACATAG CTCCCACAGTGTTGGTGGACGTGGCTGAAGACGACGCCCTGATGAAGGAGGAGATTTTCGGCCCAATCCTGCCCATCATCACTTTTGAGTCTCTGGAGCAGAGCATCGACTTCATCAACCGCAAAGAGAAGCCACTGGCCCTCTATGTTTTCTCTGATGAGTCCTCT GTGGTGAAAACAGTGCTGGAAAAGACCAGCAGTGGAGGATTCTGCTCTAATGATGGGATCGTCCACATGACACTGCCAGGCCTGCCCTTTGGAGGTGTAG GGGCCAGCGGTTGGGGCAGTTACCACGGCCGCTGGGGCTTTGAGGCATTCAGCCACCGGCGGGCGTGCATGCTGCGCGGCTGGGCGTTGGAGAGACTCAACGGCCTGCGTTACCCACcttacacagaaaacaaactgagctgGCTGCGCTGGACCACCTCAGCCAAGAGCAGCTGCTCACTCATGTGA
- the aldh3b1 gene encoding aldehyde dehydrogenase family 3 member B1 isoform X4 — protein MVGAIAAGNCVVIKPSEVSAATDSLIAELIPKYLSQDCCAVVSGGAEETKALLQNRFDHIFYTGSQNVARSILQAASVHLTPVTLELGGKCPCVIYGGVNITVAARRLAWAKFFNAGQSCVAPDYVLCTKATRDALLPALREVLEEFYSKEPQNCPDMSRIVSQRHWTRLMELLKNSSGKVVVGGESNEEDKYIAPTVLVDVAEDDALMKEEIFGPILPIITFESLEQSIDFINRKEKPLALYVFSDESSVVKTVLEKTSSGGFCSNDGIVHMTLPGLPFGGVGASGWGSYHGRWGFEAFSHRRACMLRGWALERLNGLRYPPYTENKLSWLRWTTSAKSSCSLM, from the exons ATGGTTGGAGCCATTGCTGCAG GAAACTGTGTGGTCATTAAGCCTTCAGAGGTCAGCGCAGCCACAGACAGTCTGATAGCAGAGCTCATCCCCAAATATCTGTCTCAG GACTGTTGCGCGGTTGTTAGTGGTGGAGCAGAAGAGACCAAGGCACTCCTGCAGAATCGCTTTGACCACATCTTCTACACAG GTTCTCAGAATGTTGCGCGCAGCATCCTGCAGGCAGCCTCGGTCCACTTGACCCCAGTCACGTTGGAGCTGGGTGGCAAGTGTCCATGCGTCATATACGGAGGGGTGAATATCACAGTTGCTGCCCGCCGCTTGGCATGGGCCAAGTTTTTCAACGCTGGCCAGAGCTGCGTGGCACCGGACTATGTGCTGTGTACAAAAGCCACCCGGGACGCCCTGCTGCCTGCTTTGCGTGAGGTCCTGGAGGAATTCTACAGCAAGGAGCCTCAGAACTGTCCTGACATGTCCCGCATTGTGTCACAGCGACACTGGACTCGTCTGATGGAACTGCTCAAGAATTCCAGCGGAAAGGTTGTTGTGGGAGGAGAGAGCAACGAGGAGGACAAGTACATAG CTCCCACAGTGTTGGTGGACGTGGCTGAAGACGACGCCCTGATGAAGGAGGAGATTTTCGGCCCAATCCTGCCCATCATCACTTTTGAGTCTCTGGAGCAGAGCATCGACTTCATCAACCGCAAAGAGAAGCCACTGGCCCTCTATGTTTTCTCTGATGAGTCCTCT GTGGTGAAAACAGTGCTGGAAAAGACCAGCAGTGGAGGATTCTGCTCTAATGATGGGATCGTCCACATGACACTGCCAGGCCTGCCCTTTGGAGGTGTAG GGGCCAGCGGTTGGGGCAGTTACCACGGCCGCTGGGGCTTTGAGGCATTCAGCCACCGGCGGGCGTGCATGCTGCGCGGCTGGGCGTTGGAGAGACTCAACGGCCTGCGTTACCCACcttacacagaaaacaaactgagctgGCTGCGCTGGACCACCTCAGCCAAGAGCAGCTGCTCACTCATGTGA
- the LOC121884192 gene encoding ATP-dependent Clp protease proteolytic subunit, mitochondrial — protein sequence MLLRRVLHIGGLTLKHSRSIHHSPAWRSPLIPIVVEQTGRGERAYDIYSRLLRERIICVMGPIDDSVASLVIAQLLFLQSESNNKPIHMYINSPGGVVTAGLAIYDTMQYILNPISTWCVGQAASMGSLLLAAGSTGMRHSLPNARIMVHQPSGGARGQATDIAIQAEEILKLKRQINHIYAKHTGQPLETIESVMERDRYMSPMEAQDFGLIDRVLVHPPQAGQDEPELVQKEPAAAASPSPAPESSVPEPASPGTNPPSSYKPEP from the exons ATGCTGCTACGA aGGGTGCTGCACATTGGAGGATTGACACTGAAACACAGCAGATCCATCCATCACAGTCCTGCATGGCGGAGTCCTTTAATACCCATAGTTGTGGAGCAGACG GGGAGAGGAGAACGAGCGTATGACATCTATTCTCGCCTCCTGAGAGAGAGGATCATTTGTGTAATGGGTCCC ATTGATGACTCCGTAGCCAGTCTGGTTATTGCCCAGCTGCTCTTTCTTCAGTCAGAAAGCAACAACAAACCCATCCACATGTACATCAACAGCCCTG GCGGTGTGGTGACAGCAGGCCTGGCCATTTACGACACCATGCAGTATATCCTTAATCCCATCTCCACCTGGTGTGTTGGCCAGGCAGCCAGCATGGGCAGCCTGCTCCTGGCAGCGGGATCGACAGGCATGAGGCATTCACTGCCCAACGCCCGCATCATGGTCCACCAGCCCTCAGGAGGTGCCAGG GGTCAGGCCACAGACATCGCCATCCAGGCTGAGGAGATCCTTAAACTGAAGAGACAGATCAACCACATCTACGCCAAACACACGGGACAACCGCTGGAAACCATCG AGAGTGTGATGGAAAGGGATCGCTACATGAGCCCCATGGAGGCGCAGGACTTCGGTCTCATCGACCGGGTCCTGGTCCACCCGCCTCAGGCAGGCCAGGATGAGCCTGAGCTGGTGCAGAAAGAGCCGGCGGCGGCAGCCAGTCCCTCTCCGGCACCGGAGTCTTCAGTCCCTGAACCGGCCTCCCCAGGGACAAATCCCCCTTCCTCGTACAAACCTGAGCCATGA
- the si:dkey-204f11.64 gene encoding guanine nucleotide-binding protein G(I)/G(S)/G(O) subunit gamma-5: MSNNAAPNSSLVIAQKAVKQLRLEASVRRIKVSQAAAELKTFCLQNAHKDPLLTGVPSSDNPFRPPKSCVLL, encoded by the exons ATGTCGAACAACGCCGCCCCAAACAGCAGTTTAGTCATCGCTCAGAAAGCAGTGAAGCAGCTTCGTCTAGAGGCCAGCGTCCGTCGGATAAAG GTttctcaggctgctgctgaacTGAAGACCTTCTGTTTGCAAAATGCTCACAAAGACCCTCTCCTCACCGGAGTGCCCTCCAGCGATAACCCATTCAGGCCTCCCAAGTCATGTGTCCTCCTCTGA